In a genomic window of Alkalinema sp. FACHB-956:
- a CDS encoding TIGR02588 family protein: MHSPSELNHTVDAKANQLDELVEVLKSAQPDDRNSHPSNGDRTNDDQSVQTQKSPIEWLSFGISLTIIGALVGAVGFLWLKPNSQKPPNPIVSVHLDKTEMRDGQFHVPFEVTNAGDQTITQLQMIGELKRKGTVEEIGTQQIDFLSRREVEEGVFVLPQKPQKEEFSVRITSYQIP, translated from the coding sequence ATGCATTCGCCATCGGAATTAAATCATACGGTAGACGCTAAGGCTAACCAATTAGATGAGCTTGTAGAAGTGCTAAAAAGTGCGCAACCAGATGATCGAAATAGTCATCCCAGCAATGGCGATCGAACCAATGACGATCAATCGGTTCAAACCCAAAAATCACCGATCGAATGGTTGAGTTTTGGAATTTCATTAACCATTATCGGTGCGTTAGTCGGTGCCGTTGGGTTTCTCTGGCTCAAGCCCAATTCCCAAAAGCCCCCGAACCCGATCGTCTCGGTTCACCTGGATAAAACTGAAATGCGGGACGGACAATTCCACGTTCCCTTTGAAGTGACCAATGCAGGGGATCAAACGATTACTCAACTCCAAATGATTGGAGAACTCAAGCGCAAGGGTACGGTGGAAGAAATCGGAACTCAACAGATTGACTTTCTGTCGAGAAGAGAGGTGGAAGAAGGGGTTTTTGTTCTCCCGCAGAAGCCTCAGAAAGAGGAGTTTTCCGTGCGCATCACGAGTTATCAAATCCCCTAA
- a CDS encoding cobalt-precorrin-6A reductase, whose amino-acid sequence MTETKRLLILGGTGDATALAVKAAEIPGVEVITSLAGRTRQPVVPSENTRIGGFGGVAGLVAYLREQQVDLLMDATHPFADRISLNAAAAAARVGIPRLLLLRPAWERTAGDCWIEVDSHESAARVLPEIAQRIFLTIGRQELAAFAHLCDLWFLMRMIDPPRSDAAVPPGQVLLERGPFSLAEERSLLQRYGIGAIVSKNSGGAATYAKIIAARELAIPVVMIQRPIAPPGDIVATVEDAFAWLQQRLMPCEKI is encoded by the coding sequence ATGACTGAGACGAAGCGCTTACTCATTTTGGGTGGAACAGGGGATGCCACTGCATTGGCGGTCAAGGCAGCGGAAATTCCAGGGGTGGAGGTGATTACATCCTTGGCGGGGCGCACCCGTCAGCCGGTGGTGCCCTCTGAAAATACCCGCATTGGCGGATTTGGGGGCGTGGCAGGACTAGTGGCGTATTTACGAGAACAGCAGGTTGATTTACTGATGGATGCGACCCATCCGTTTGCCGATCGCATATCCCTCAATGCTGCTGCTGCTGCTGCCAGGGTCGGTATCCCTCGTTTGCTGCTGCTGCGTCCGGCCTGGGAGCGTACAGCGGGGGATTGCTGGATTGAAGTAGACAGTCATGAATCCGCCGCAAGGGTATTGCCAGAGATTGCCCAGCGTATCTTTTTGACGATCGGTCGGCAGGAACTAGCGGCCTTTGCCCACTTGTGCGATCTCTGGTTTCTGATGCGGATGATTGATCCGCCGCGATCGGATGCCGCAGTGCCACCGGGTCAAGTGCTTTTGGAACGAGGCCCGTTTTCGCTGGCGGAGGAGCGATCGCTACTACAACGCTATGGGATTGGCGCGATCGTGAGCAAAAACAGTGGGGGGGCTGCCACCTATGCCAAAATTATCGCCGCACGCGAGTTAGCCATTCCAGTGGTAATGATCCAACGCCCGATCGCACCGCCTGGAGACATCGTTGCAACGGTAGAAGATGCTTTTGCATGGCTCCAACAGAGGCTCATGCCCTGCGAAAAAATTTAA